One part of the candidate division WOR-3 bacterium genome encodes these proteins:
- a CDS encoding GNAT family N-acetyltransferase, with translation MRIVHELERHKWSDFVSHHPRGNVFQSCEMYDVYRDTEGYKPIFIAVLGDDDEVLGVLLSVIQTEKSFVLKDLTARAVIWGGPLVKDDDMSVMHALLSSYDDIVKSSVLYTEFRNLWDISDNHTSFEKNGYVRHEHLNFLIDLSRGRDEVFAKLSSSKRRQVRRGLEKAEIVIAEDESEITDYYGVLRDYYSEVIKKPLPPLSFFLNFHRILRPQEKGVTFLVKSNGETIGGIVCPITRNYDRNVIYELYVVGSREHDNLFPSVLATWAPIEWGARNGFDHFDFMGAGRPGVSYGVREFKAKFGGDMVSYDRFRKIHRPILNGFSQIGFRLWRLLH, from the coding sequence ATGAGAATCGTGCATGAACTCGAGCGCCACAAGTGGTCTGATTTTGTATCCCACCATCCCAGGGGCAATGTTTTTCAGAGCTGCGAAATGTATGATGTCTATAGAGATACGGAGGGCTATAAACCGATTTTCATCGCCGTCCTTGGCGATGATGATGAGGTATTGGGTGTACTTCTTTCCGTCATACAGACCGAGAAATCCTTTGTCTTGAAGGATCTGACAGCAAGGGCGGTAATATGGGGCGGGCCGCTTGTGAAGGATGATGATATGTCGGTCATGCACGCCCTTCTCAGCAGTTACGATGATATCGTAAAATCCAGCGTATTGTACACGGAATTTCGAAATCTATGGGATATATCAGATAATCACACATCGTTCGAGAAGAACGGATACGTGAGGCATGAGCATCTGAATTTCCTGATAGACTTGTCACGCGGAAGGGATGAGGTCTTCGCGAAACTGAGTTCGAGCAAGAGAAGGCAAGTGAGGAGAGGCCTGGAAAAAGCAGAGATAGTTATTGCCGAGGATGAGAGCGAGATCACTGACTATTACGGTGTTTTGCGCGATTATTATTCTGAAGTCATCAAGAAACCATTGCCTCCCCTGAGTTTCTTTCTCAACTTTCACCGCATACTGCGTCCGCAGGAGAAGGGTGTGACATTTTTGGTCAAAAGCAACGGCGAGACTATTGGCGGTATCGTGTGTCCCATAACAAGAAACTACGACCGCAATGTCATTTACGAATTGTACGTCGTTGGTTCGAGGGAACACGACAACCTCTTTCCGAGCGTCCTTGCGACCTGGGCGCCAATTGAGTGGGGTGCCAGGAACGGGTTCGATCATTTTGATTTCATGGGTGCGGGAAGGCCAGGCGTAAGCTACGGCGTCAGGGAATTCAAGGCAAAATTCGGTGGAGACATGGTAAGCTATGACCGGTTCAGGAAAATCCACAGGCCGATACTGAATGGTTTCAGTCAGATCGGGTTCCGTCTGTGGAGATTATTACACTAA
- a CDS encoding DUF354 domain-containing protein produces MRIICDAGHPAHIHLFKNVLWQLEKSGHRYLVTTRDKEVTLDLLRKYDMEHVSFGHRYMSVFGKAYGLFKFDSKMLSVARRFNADIFISHGSMYAAHAASFLNRPHISTEDTGNMEQIWLYKPFTKAILTSKCFDRDLGSNQIRYDGYHELAYLHPNYYTPNPDVLNIMGIRAGERYVILRFVSWRASHDLVHAGISAQNKLKAVREFSKHARVYISSEARLEDDLLPYQMSLTPEMMHDALNYASMLYGESGTMASESAVLGTPAIFLDNVGRYYTRELEKQYGLVYNYTESPIDQERSIERGVELLKKVDLKKEFTVKRNTMLSHKIDVTAFLRWFIENYPSSHDLMRRDPDFQLRFKEKVI; encoded by the coding sequence ATGAGAATAATATGTGATGCAGGGCACCCGGCTCATATACATTTATTCAAGAATGTCCTGTGGCAGTTGGAAAAAAGTGGACACAGGTACCTCGTGACCACCCGTGACAAAGAGGTCACGCTTGACCTCTTGCGCAAGTATGATATGGAGCATGTTTCTTTCGGACACCGCTATATGAGTGTCTTTGGCAAGGCTTATGGCTTGTTCAAGTTTGATTCCAAGATGCTATCGGTAGCGAGGCGTTTCAATGCTGATATTTTCATCAGCCACGGTTCGATGTATGCAGCCCACGCCGCGTCGTTTCTCAACCGACCCCATATTTCAACTGAGGATACGGGTAACATGGAACAGATCTGGCTGTACAAGCCTTTCACCAAGGCTATTCTGACTTCAAAATGCTTTGACAGGGACCTCGGCAGCAATCAAATAAGGTATGATGGTTACCATGAACTGGCCTATCTGCACCCGAATTATTATACCCCCAATCCAGACGTTCTCAACATTATGGGGATACGAGCAGGGGAGAGGTATGTCATTTTGCGTTTTGTTTCCTGGCGTGCGAGCCATGATCTTGTACATGCCGGTATATCCGCGCAGAACAAATTGAAGGCCGTGCGCGAGTTCTCAAAGCATGCAAGAGTATATATTTCGTCCGAAGCACGGCTGGAAGATGATTTATTACCGTATCAGATGTCATTAACGCCGGAAATGATGCACGATGCGCTCAACTATGCATCGATGCTTTACGGGGAGAGCGGCACGATGGCGTCAGAAAGTGCGGTATTGGGAACCCCCGCGATCTTTCTTGACAACGTCGGAAGATATTATACCAGGGAACTGGAGAAACAGTATGGTCTGGTCTACAATTATACTGAGTCACCAATTGATCAGGAACGGTCTATAGAAAGAGGGGTCGAGCTATTGAAAAAGGTGGATTTAAAAAAAGAGTTTACTGTAAAGAGGAATACGATGTTGAGTCACAAAATCGATGTGACTGCTTTCCTTAGATGGTTCATCGAGAATTATCCTTCGAGTCACGATCTTATGAGAAGAGATCCCGACTTTCAGTTGCGGTTCAAAGAAAAGGTGATATGA
- a CDS encoding tetratricopeptide repeat protein encodes MCTTMFSFLLVTYLASTSGFINIPTADMYDMSGTWGIGFAYSSSMYSDDPDPTDDIEPDPADYDIFLRYGFAGRGEIAVSMYKPTAFALNFSYVIVKPGKGPALFVGIDNITYAKHISSLGTGDTVGFLEEIGYATKSGGRPAELLSAYVGMQQTFGKIFNIVIGLGRGRFVGYGERSRYFNTDYLVLGDDYITEEHSAWAFGLFLGASLRFPFGLEFMTEMDGRDASIGIRYHNKYVTPTFALTKVEQLGEDRRPFSPRITLGIEATNRFMLEKPESGTIECVIQDNVNKEFLTNSVVEITELNKRYTASGGTFSVNLPAGSYTIIVKRTDYVDYKAKINVRSRVRSKLVFNMQKTEEALRLEQASRDKEASIRNHLEQGKIYFTEGNLIQAKAAFEMVLSLDPGNVEAQESLGALELRRANLIAYYISEAKKQTQSKKYTQAIQSWQQVLSLAPDHTEAKNAVAELRKLTSAPAKPPAKPTKPSAPTTPRVSEAEIENLYKRGVSLFTSEKYDEALNVFKRVLALNPNHVGAKEYRKRTEARLRVLRSSG; translated from the coding sequence ATGTGCACAACTATGTTTTCATTTTTGTTAGTTACTTATCTCGCTAGTACGTCCGGATTCATCAATATTCCAACAGCAGACATGTATGATATGAGTGGCACCTGGGGAATAGGTTTTGCTTATTCCAGTTCAATGTATTCAGATGACCCAGACCCGACCGATGACATCGAACCCGATCCGGCCGATTACGACATTTTTCTTCGTTATGGATTCGCAGGCCGGGGCGAAATCGCCGTTTCCATGTACAAACCAACTGCTTTTGCGCTCAATTTTTCTTACGTAATTGTTAAACCCGGAAAGGGGCCTGCTTTATTCGTCGGGATCGACAACATCACATACGCCAAACACATATCATCTCTGGGAACTGGCGATACGGTTGGCTTCCTTGAGGAAATCGGATACGCCACTAAATCAGGAGGAAGGCCCGCTGAATTACTTTCGGCGTATGTCGGGATGCAGCAGACCTTCGGCAAGATCTTCAATATTGTGATCGGCCTGGGTAGGGGAAGATTTGTCGGCTACGGCGAGCGCAGCCGCTATTTCAATACAGACTATCTCGTTTTAGGCGATGATTACATAACAGAGGAACATTCGGCTTGGGCATTCGGTCTGTTTCTCGGCGCGTCCCTTAGATTTCCATTCGGTCTGGAATTCATGACCGAAATGGATGGCCGCGACGCCAGCATAGGTATCAGGTATCACAACAAATACGTCACACCCACGTTTGCTCTGACCAAAGTCGAACAGCTCGGCGAAGATCGGCGACCATTCTCACCGCGCATTACTCTCGGGATCGAAGCCACCAATCGCTTCATGCTTGAGAAACCCGAATCCGGTACGATCGAATGTGTCATCCAGGATAACGTGAACAAAGAATTTTTGACCAATTCAGTCGTCGAAATAACAGAGTTGAACAAAAGATATACCGCGAGTGGAGGCACGTTCTCGGTCAATCTGCCGGCGGGAAGTTACACGATCATCGTAAAAAGAACAGACTACGTCGATTACAAAGCAAAGATCAATGTAAGATCAAGGGTGCGAAGCAAGCTGGTCTTCAACATGCAGAAGACTGAAGAAGCATTGCGACTGGAACAAGCATCAAGGGATAAAGAAGCCAGCATAAGAAATCACCTCGAACAGGGAAAGATCTACTTCACAGAGGGTAACCTCATACAGGCAAAAGCGGCATTTGAGATGGTTCTCTCTCTTGATCCTGGAAATGTCGAGGCACAGGAATCGCTTGGCGCGCTCGAACTCAGACGCGCGAATCTCATTGCATATTACATTTCAGAGGCAAAGAAGCAGACCCAATCGAAAAAATACACGCAAGCGATACAATCATGGCAACAAGTGCTATCGCTGGCCCCTGACCACACCGAGGCAAAGAATGCGGTTGCCGAACTCCGCAAGCTGACATCGGCGCCTGCAAAACCGCCTGCCAAGCCAACAAAACCATCCGCACCGACAACACCAAGGGTCAGCGAAGCCGAGATCGAAAATCTATATAAAAGAGGGGTATCACTTTTCACAAGCGAAAAATACGACGAGGCACTAAATGTATTCAAACGAGTACTTGCGCTCAATCCAAATCACGTCGGCGCAAAAGAATACAGGAAACGCACCGAAGCAAGATTGAGGGTCCTAAGGAGTAGTGGTTAA
- a CDS encoding sugar transferase, producing MKSRNAVKDLLKGVCFGESVSVLVKYLSSFKSRGFDFLIITTHEDLIQAAEIRRYDLILCVPLLNDFVNINDSLLKAHRLLKKDGVLVGRIETLETKKMRVLRKRGRFVYGSIFVFDFFFRRFLVGLFGQGKIAKKLGLKRYRIMSKCEALGRLRYCGYDILHLQESAGHLCFVSRAGKAPMNGDPCEGLFIRIRKQGLHGNDLYCYKLRTMHPYANYLHDYILDNLDLDNNGKVVDDFRVPLWGKIIRKSWIDELPQLLNILKGELSFIGVRHLSKEFLELYPEKWRRERMKVRPGFVPPYYADCPKTFEGIIESEKRYCRLRKKHPLTTDIYYFIRVVISFLTMRARTG from the coding sequence ATGAAATCACGAAATGCAGTTAAGGATCTACTTAAGGGTGTGTGTTTCGGTGAATCGGTTTCCGTGTTGGTGAAATATCTTTCCAGCTTCAAATCGAGGGGTTTTGATTTTCTGATAATCACGACCCACGAGGATCTGATACAGGCAGCTGAAATCAGAAGGTATGATCTGATACTGTGTGTGCCCCTGCTCAATGATTTTGTGAACATCAATGATTCTCTTTTGAAGGCGCACAGACTATTGAAGAAGGACGGGGTGCTGGTCGGCAGGATCGAGACCTTGGAGACGAAGAAGATGCGTGTTCTTCGAAAAAGAGGTCGTTTTGTTTACGGAAGCATTTTCGTTTTTGATTTCTTCTTTCGTCGGTTTCTGGTGGGCTTGTTTGGACAGGGTAAGATAGCCAAAAAATTGGGATTGAAAAGGTATCGTATCATGTCAAAATGCGAGGCACTGGGCAGGCTTCGTTATTGCGGATACGATATACTACATTTGCAGGAAAGCGCCGGTCATCTTTGTTTTGTGTCGCGGGCAGGCAAGGCGCCAATGAACGGTGATCCTTGCGAAGGATTATTCATAAGGATACGAAAGCAGGGTCTGCATGGAAACGATTTGTACTGCTATAAGCTGAGGACAATGCACCCTTATGCGAATTATCTTCACGATTATATCCTCGACAATCTGGATCTGGACAACAACGGAAAAGTTGTCGATGATTTCAGGGTGCCATTGTGGGGAAAGATCATCAGGAAATCGTGGATCGATGAACTCCCCCAGTTACTCAATATCCTAAAAGGAGAATTATCATTCATTGGCGTGAGGCATCTATCGAAGGAATTCCTTGAACTCTATCCTGAGAAGTGGCGCAGGGAGCGCATGAAAGTGAGACCCGGTTTCGTCCCTCCTTACTACGCAGATTGTCCGAAGACTTTCGAAGGGATTATCGAATCCGAGAAGCGTTACTGCAGGTTGAGAAAAAAGCATCCATTGACAACCGATATCTACTATTTTATCAGGGTCGTCATTAGTTTTCTGACGATGCGCGCGAGGACAGGTTGA
- a CDS encoding PKD domain-containing protein, whose protein sequence is MCRYIPKAFFLLAVMAAAFAPAVCLSYIGAEWNPTGEPIGGGPCYGDSIRHQDADYYVVTKEQLLGALASATAGDVIYVADTAEIDMGETEEINIPGGVTLASGRGRVLCDTISWGGLLYTDDRDDEMNCLFRTGGNNVRLTGLRLKGPDGEVSDRSNSPQYVRSITGVELTRSGAEVDNCEIYDWPRAGIQVTGTFDTAYIHHNYLHHIRRQGSGYGVVCNGSNYSLIEGNYSNFCRHHVAATYDITNSYEARYNIYGYNSYLQGLDRHGSGSDGGKLTWIHHCTDKNNSPTGSVYAVSIRGIPQDSGKIHDCWFWEEDSADAFQVLYNDNMRIRDIHYGSTPPTTMTSILPASVINVDVDSGTAPLTVAFDGTSSYDNDGIVAWFEWNDGDGNTVRDGTMNHTYEDIGIYNAELMVWDNKGCEDKEFVTITVLPDDNSSYISLWVKDGYRDNSSGYFSIRVLIDSEVIWEQDVAGDSGWIHVVANIDDEISGKDSVTVVLEVLSEQQESGQFVELEVYFDDIAVFGGEILNGNFEEDGDNWVYQCGGTGFLYSAYYTSEDTRSRNRSALITQQYNVNATQGSYGRLKQTISLTGIAEQKDSSLKSGRLISPFPNPAMNFTTVAYSLVSRSEVKVGIYDITGSLVRELVSATQYPGQYTIVWDGKDTLDRQVSSGVYFCTVNADDWRDTKQIVWVR, encoded by the coding sequence ATGTGCAGGTATATACCTAAGGCTTTTTTTCTATTGGCGGTGATGGCTGCGGCCTTTGCCCCCGCAGTCTGTTTATCATATATTGGAGCAGAATGGAATCCTACCGGAGAGCCCATCGGAGGAGGCCCGTGTTACGGCGATAGCATCCGGCATCAGGATGCTGACTACTATGTGGTCACCAAGGAACAGCTCCTAGGTGCACTGGCCAGTGCAACTGCGGGTGATGTCATCTATGTTGCTGATACTGCAGAGATCGACATGGGAGAAACTGAGGAGATAAACATTCCGGGTGGCGTCACCCTGGCCAGCGGGCGCGGCCGTGTTTTATGCGACACTATCTCCTGGGGAGGTCTTTTATACACCGATGATCGGGATGATGAGATGAATTGCCTGTTCAGAACGGGCGGTAACAACGTTCGCCTGACCGGTCTTCGCTTGAAAGGTCCGGATGGTGAGGTGAGCGACCGCAGCAACAGCCCCCAATACGTGAGATCTATCACAGGGGTGGAGTTGACAAGAAGCGGTGCCGAAGTGGATAATTGCGAGATATACGACTGGCCAAGAGCAGGAATCCAGGTAACGGGAACATTCGACACTGCGTATATCCACCATAACTATCTACATCACATCCGGCGTCAGGGAAGCGGATACGGGGTAGTGTGTAATGGCAGCAATTACTCGTTGATAGAGGGCAATTATTCTAACTTCTGCCGCCACCATGTCGCGGCGACTTATGATATTACAAACAGTTACGAAGCACGCTACAATATTTATGGTTACAACAGTTACTTGCAGGGATTGGACAGGCATGGTAGTGGTAGTGATGGGGGCAAACTGACCTGGATCCATCACTGCACCGACAAAAACAATTCGCCGACCGGCAGTGTGTATGCAGTATCCATAAGAGGAATTCCACAGGATTCGGGTAAGATACATGATTGCTGGTTCTGGGAGGAAGACAGTGCCGATGCTTTTCAGGTTCTCTACAATGATAATATGCGTATTCGCGATATACATTACGGCAGCACACCGCCAACCACCATGACAAGTATCCTGCCGGCATCTGTGATAAATGTCGACGTTGATTCTGGTACGGCGCCTCTCACGGTGGCCTTCGACGGCACGAGTAGTTATGACAATGATGGTATAGTTGCATGGTTTGAGTGGAATGATGGTGACGGCAATACGGTAAGGGATGGGACAATGAATCATACATATGAAGACATCGGTATATACAATGCGGAATTGATGGTCTGGGACAATAAGGGCTGCGAAGACAAGGAATTTGTCACCATAACGGTTCTACCCGATGATAACAGTTCTTATATAAGTCTTTGGGTGAAGGACGGCTACCGGGATAACTCAAGCGGCTACTTCAGCATACGGGTTCTCATTGATTCAGAGGTCATATGGGAGCAGGATGTTGCAGGAGACAGCGGATGGATACACGTAGTTGCAAATATCGACGATGAGATAAGCGGGAAGGATTCGGTGACCGTAGTCTTAGAAGTCCTCAGTGAACAGCAGGAATCGGGTCAATTCGTGGAACTCGAAGTCTATTTTGATGATATTGCCGTGTTTGGGGGAGAGATCCTCAATGGTAATTTCGAAGAAGATGGTGACAATTGGGTATATCAATGCGGAGGCACAGGATTCCTCTATAGTGCATACTACACGAGCGAAGATACGAGGAGTCGCAACAGGTCTGCTCTGATCACACAGCAATACAACGTCAATGCTACGCAGGGATCCTACGGCAGGTTAAAACAGACGATATCACTGACGGGTATCGCTGAGCAGAAAGATTCATCCCTGAAATCCGGAAGGCTAATTTCGCCTTTTCCAAATCCGGCGATGAATTTCACGACGGTTGCATATAGCCTCGTCTCGAGAAGTGAAGTGAAGGTTGGAATATATGATATTACGGGAAGCCTTGTCAGGGAGCTGGTCAGCGCGACACAGTACCCTGGTCAATACACTATCGTATGGGATGGCAAAGACACCCTTGACAGACAGGTATCAAGCGGTGTATATTTCTGCACGGTTAATGCTGATGACTGGAGGGATACGAAGCAGATAGTCTGGGTAAGGTGA